A window from Rhizosphaericola mali encodes these proteins:
- a CDS encoding DUF6249 domain-containing protein, whose translation MDNSNLAIFWLIIMTIGILLTIFGIFYLKNKENIAMIERGMNPKLPGTKSNVLMPRSFTALRIGLPLGGAGLGLFFAGWINETVFRNDIPAIYFGLILLFAGIGFIVSYKIEVNWIKRVEAAEKKVKGEVEEA comes from the coding sequence ATGGATAACAGTAATCTTGCAATTTTTTGGTTGATCATTATGACCATCGGTATATTATTAACAATTTTTGGAATTTTTTATCTTAAAAATAAAGAGAATATCGCAATGATTGAGCGCGGTATGAATCCTAAATTACCAGGAACAAAAAGTAACGTATTAATGCCAAGATCATTTACCGCTTTAAGAATAGGCTTGCCATTGGGCGGTGCAGGTTTGGGATTGTTTTTTGCAGGTTGGATTAATGAAACTGTTTTTAGAAATGATATCCCTGCTATTTATTTTGGTTTGATTTTATTATTTGCGGGCATCGGATTTATTGTCAGTTATAAAATTGAAGTAAATTGGATAAAAAGAGTAGAAGCCGCTGAGAAAAAAGTGAAAGGAGAGGTTGAAGAAGCTTAA
- the nth gene encoding endonuclease III: MRINDRYTFVLNYFQEHMPVAETELHYENTYQLLVAVMLSAQCTDKRVNLTTPAIFHKYPDIVTLSETDFDALFPLIKSISYPNSKARHLISMAQMVRNDFDGEIPMTVDELVKLPGVGRKTANVITSVVDHQPNMAVDTHVFRVSARIGLTNKATTVLAAEKQLIKHIPKELIHIAHHWLILHGRYTCLARTPKCEKCGLTEVCKYYQTLQKTATPS, encoded by the coding sequence ATGCGAATTAATGATCGTTACACATTTGTTTTAAATTATTTTCAAGAGCACATGCCTGTCGCAGAGACAGAATTACACTATGAAAATACCTATCAGCTATTGGTTGCAGTGATGCTTTCTGCACAATGTACCGATAAGCGCGTTAACCTAACTACGCCTGCCATTTTTCATAAATATCCAGATATTGTTACGTTGAGTGAGACGGATTTTGATGCATTATTTCCTCTCATTAAAAGTATTTCATATCCCAATAGTAAAGCGCGTCACCTGATCTCTATGGCGCAAATGGTACGAAATGATTTTGATGGTGAGATTCCCATGACAGTGGATGAATTAGTAAAATTACCTGGTGTAGGTAGGAAAACTGCTAATGTAATCACTTCTGTAGTGGATCACCAACCTAATATGGCGGTCGATACGCATGTTTTTAGGGTGTCTGCGCGTATTGGATTGACTAATAAAGCGACAACTGTATTGGCTGCGGAAAAACAATTAATCAAACATATACCCAAAGAACTGATTCATATTGCACACCATTGGTTGATTTTACATGGTCGATACACATGCCTTGCGCGCACGCCAAAGTGTGAAAAATGTGGTCTGACGGAGGTTTGTAAATACTATCAAACTTTACAAAAAACGGCTACTCCATCTTAG
- a CDS encoding DNA polymerase/3'-5' exonuclease PolX encodes MINNEIIAGNFALLAKLMEVNGENPFKIKSYANVVRTIEKYPQELSELLEAELFQIKGIGDAIGNKIIEQLHTGKLTLLEKYLQETPAGIIEMLQIKGLGVKKIVTIWKELGIETLGELLYACEENRLMHYKGFGEKTQENIKAIIEFYLKSQGLLLYAEAEAFYNLIQKTLDKYKNFQFLIAGAYREQQEIIEKLVWVTDADKVTLESIAEKLNWTIIDPSEKTIEFITAEKLKLVFHFSTKESIVVDQFLQTGSDEFHAIFPLNKETTITQEEDIFTNAGLHYIPAYRRDYPEIIETAKQKEIEIGIQVDQIKGIIHCHSVWSDGANTIEEMALAAANLNMEYIAMSDHSQSAFYANGLTPERILEQHKEIEDLNTKNNTIPIFKSIESDILYDGNLDYAPEILSQFDIIIASVHSILKMDKEKATSRIIAAVENPFTSILGHMTGRLLLSRAGYPIDHSSVIDACAAHNVVIELNAHPRRLDIDWKWIDYALNKGVKISINSDAHSTEGLKVLKYGVLVAQKTGLSTTQNISSYSLDAFQEFLQQQKTKRP; translated from the coding sequence ATGATCAATAACGAAATAATCGCTGGCAATTTTGCACTTCTTGCCAAACTCATGGAAGTAAATGGAGAAAATCCTTTCAAAATTAAATCCTACGCCAATGTGGTGCGAACGATTGAAAAATATCCACAAGAATTAAGCGAATTACTAGAAGCAGAATTATTTCAAATAAAAGGAATTGGAGACGCTATTGGGAATAAAATTATAGAGCAATTACACACAGGCAAATTAACACTTTTAGAAAAATATTTGCAAGAAACACCTGCGGGCATAATTGAAATGTTGCAAATAAAAGGCCTGGGCGTCAAAAAAATAGTGACGATTTGGAAAGAATTGGGCATTGAAACTTTGGGCGAATTATTATACGCTTGCGAAGAAAATCGCTTGATGCACTATAAAGGTTTTGGTGAAAAAACGCAGGAAAATATAAAAGCAATCATAGAATTTTATCTAAAAAGTCAAGGTTTACTTTTATATGCAGAAGCGGAAGCTTTTTATAATTTGATTCAAAAAACACTTGACAAATACAAGAATTTTCAATTCTTAATTGCAGGCGCCTACCGAGAACAACAAGAGATTATAGAAAAATTGGTGTGGGTAACGGATGCAGATAAAGTCACTTTAGAATCAATAGCAGAAAAATTAAACTGGACAATTATCGATCCCTCTGAAAAAACTATAGAATTTATCACCGCAGAAAAATTGAAGTTAGTATTTCATTTTTCAACAAAAGAGTCGATTGTTGTAGATCAATTTTTACAAACTGGTTCGGATGAATTTCATGCAATTTTTCCATTAAATAAGGAAACAACAATTACTCAAGAAGAAGATATTTTTACAAATGCGGGCTTGCATTATATTCCAGCCTATCGTAGAGATTATCCCGAAATTATTGAAACAGCCAAACAAAAGGAAATTGAAATTGGCATACAAGTAGATCAGATTAAAGGTATTATTCACTGTCATAGTGTGTGGAGTGATGGCGCCAATACTATTGAAGAAATGGCATTGGCCGCTGCAAATCTAAATATGGAATATATTGCGATGAGTGATCACTCTCAATCCGCATTTTATGCCAATGGCCTAACTCCGGAAAGAATCTTAGAACAGCATAAAGAAATTGAAGATCTCAATACAAAAAATAACACGATTCCCATTTTTAAAAGTATTGAAAGCGATATTTTGTACGATGGAAATTTGGATTACGCGCCAGAAATTTTATCTCAATTTGATATAATTATCGCATCCGTGCATTCCATTTTAAAAATGGATAAAGAAAAAGCGACAAGCCGCATTATTGCAGCAGTGGAGAATCCTTTTACCTCTATTTTGGGACATATGACGGGCCGATTGCTTTTATCTAGAGCGGGATATCCGATTGACCATTCATCTGTCATTGATGCATGCGCAGCCCATAACGTCGTCATCGAGTTAAATGCACATCCTAGAAGATTAGATATTGATTGGAAATGGATCGACTATGCACTCAATAAAGGCGTAAAAATTTCTATCAACTCTGATGCGCATAGTACAGAGGGGTTAAAAGTGTTGAAATACGGCGTATTAGTTGCGCAAAAGACAGGATTATCCACTACGCAAAATATTAGTAGCTATAGTTTGGATGCATTCCAAGAATTTTTACAACAACAAAAAACAAAAAGACCTTAA
- a CDS encoding MFS transporter produces MTEISNNTTTGSRLKSIVGGSIGNLVEWYDWYTYSAFALYFSASFFPSGNTTVELLDSAAVFAGGFLMRPIGGWLFGNIADKLGRKKSMTISVLLMAIGSLMIAFCPNYKSIGIFAPIVLILARLIQGVSVGGEYGTSATYLSEMATPKRRGFFASFQYVTLVGGQLVALGVQLILQKNMDAAELYSWGWRIPFVLGAVISVIALYLRQHIAETSAFEKEKQDANPSKEKQGIQLLLQYPKEVLTVVGLTLGGTIGFYTYSIYMQKFLVNTVHLTKETSTELTFTSLLLFAFLQPLFGLLSDKIGRKPLLISFGVLGTIFTVPLMTFLSHQTNTTIIFLLIMCGLAIISGYTSINAVVKAELFPAKVRALGVGLPYALTTAIFGGTAEVVALWFKKIGHENYFYWYVTITIFISLTIYLTMKDSKHHSKME; encoded by the coding sequence ATGACAGAAATTTCAAATAATACGACCACTGGATCTCGTTTAAAATCTATAGTTGGCGGCTCGATTGGTAACCTTGTAGAATGGTACGATTGGTATACCTATTCCGCATTTGCGTTGTATTTTTCGGCATCGTTTTTCCCTTCTGGAAATACAACGGTGGAACTATTAGATTCTGCAGCCGTATTTGCAGGAGGATTTTTAATGCGCCCGATTGGAGGTTGGTTATTTGGAAATATCGCAGACAAATTAGGGCGTAAAAAATCCATGACAATTTCTGTTTTATTAATGGCTATTGGCTCATTGATGATTGCATTTTGTCCCAACTATAAAAGTATAGGCATATTTGCTCCGATAGTTTTGATTTTAGCACGATTAATTCAAGGTGTGAGTGTCGGTGGTGAGTATGGTACTTCCGCTACTTATTTGAGTGAAATGGCAACTCCAAAGCGAAGAGGTTTTTTCGCGAGTTTTCAATATGTGACGCTTGTAGGCGGACAGTTGGTCGCACTCGGCGTGCAATTAATTTTGCAAAAAAATATGGATGCCGCGGAATTGTATAGTTGGGGCTGGCGTATTCCTTTTGTTTTAGGTGCAGTAATTTCTGTCATAGCCTTGTATTTACGACAACATATTGCAGAAACAAGTGCATTTGAAAAAGAAAAACAAGACGCGAATCCTTCCAAAGAAAAACAAGGCATCCAACTATTATTGCAATATCCAAAAGAAGTATTGACTGTTGTAGGCTTAACCTTGGGAGGAACTATTGGATTTTATACGTATAGTATTTATATGCAAAAATTTCTTGTGAATACAGTTCATTTAACCAAAGAAACCTCCACAGAATTGACATTTACGAGCTTGTTACTATTTGCATTTTTGCAACCCTTATTTGGTTTGCTTTCAGATAAAATTGGAAGAAAACCTTTGTTGATTTCCTTTGGTGTTTTGGGTACGATTTTCACCGTTCCATTAATGACGTTTTTAAGTCATCAAACGAATACGACAATTATTTTTCTTTTAATCATGTGCGGCTTGGCTATTATTAGTGGTTATACGAGTATCAATGCGGTGGTAAAAGCAGAATTATTTCCAGCCAAAGTGCGTGCTTTAGGCGTTGGGTTACCGTATGCCTTGACAACCGCTATTTTCGGCGGCACAGCAGAAGTTGTGGCTCTTTGGTTTAAGAAAATCGGTCATGAAAATTATTTTTATTGGTACGTAACTATAACGATTTTCATTTCCCTAACTATTTACCTGACGATGAAAGATTCCAAACATCATTCTAAGATGGAGTAG
- the coaE gene encoding dephospho-CoA kinase (Dephospho-CoA kinase (CoaE) performs the final step in coenzyme A biosynthesis.) produces MLKIGLTGGIGSGKSTVAKIFQTLGIPVFDADTVAKSIMNENAELKLKIQQQFGDATYKDDVLDRAYLANIVFKDPYQLAILNSLVHPATIQAAEDWFQKQSVPYVIKEAALLFESGTAGNLDEVIGVYAPLTVRLARVKKRDNADIEAIKNRMKNQIEEEMKMKLCDRIIYNNDSEAILPQVLQLHKYYLQKSQQHV; encoded by the coding sequence ATGCTAAAAATCGGATTAACGGGCGGAATAGGAAGTGGTAAAAGCACCGTAGCTAAAATTTTCCAAACTTTAGGCATTCCTGTTTTTGATGCAGATACGGTAGCGAAATCTATAATGAATGAAAATGCCGAACTCAAATTAAAAATCCAACAGCAATTCGGAGACGCAACATATAAAGACGACGTTTTGGATCGCGCGTATTTAGCAAATATCGTATTCAAAGATCCATATCAATTGGCGATTTTAAATAGTTTGGTGCATCCTGCAACGATACAAGCTGCAGAGGATTGGTTCCAAAAACAATCCGTACCTTACGTTATTAAAGAAGCGGCGTTATTATTCGAGTCAGGAACCGCTGGTAATTTGGATGAAGTGATTGGCGTATATGCTCCTTTGACAGTTCGGTTAGCTCGTGTTAAAAAGCGTGACAATGCAGATATTGAAGCAATAAAAAATCGTATGAAGAACCAAATTGAGGAAGAAATGAAAATGAAATTATGTGATCGAATAATTTACAATAATGACTCCGAAGCCATTTTACCTCAAGTATTACAATTACACAAATATTATTTGCAAAAAAGCCAACAACACGTTTAA
- a CDS encoding bestrophin family protein, whose protein sequence is MLLNKNIPFSYLFKTIKWEILFITVYTIIIGILFLVLKSEHNPLPEIPIAVPMVMGTVISLLLAFRSNQAYDRWWEARIVWGAIVNDSRSITRQLITFTVGVESTEAKAFVRKFTLRHAAWTQALGRSLRGRNPLKYLQPLLSEEDFKYVSQYVNVPNALLELHGRDLAIALQKGWINSYQQCNMDDILTRFSDSMGKCERIKGTIFPSTYTIFLHLSLNFFLMLLPFSLFETFHIFEIPMVIIIATLFLLIEKMAIYLQDPFENKPTDTPVSTIANNIQRDIQQMINDDTSFVAGHPPVALPDYPYDKQYYQM, encoded by the coding sequence ATGTTATTAAATAAAAATATACCATTTTCCTATTTATTTAAAACGATAAAGTGGGAGATTCTTTTTATAACAGTGTATACTATTATAATTGGGATTTTATTTTTGGTGTTGAAGTCTGAGCATAATCCCTTACCAGAAATTCCTATTGCGGTGCCTATGGTTATGGGTACTGTGATTTCTTTGCTATTGGCATTTCGTTCTAATCAAGCGTATGATCGTTGGTGGGAAGCTCGGATAGTTTGGGGTGCTATTGTAAACGATTCTCGTAGTATTACGCGTCAATTAATCACTTTTACAGTAGGTGTAGAATCCACTGAAGCAAAGGCTTTTGTACGGAAATTTACATTGAGACACGCCGCTTGGACACAAGCGTTGGGACGTTCTTTACGTGGTCGCAATCCATTGAAATATTTACAACCTTTGTTAAGTGAAGAGGATTTTAAATATGTTAGTCAGTATGTAAATGTGCCCAATGCACTATTAGAATTGCATGGACGTGATCTAGCAATTGCTTTGCAAAAAGGTTGGATTAATAGTTACCAGCAATGTAATATGGACGATATTTTGACGCGTTTTAGTGATAGTATGGGCAAATGTGAACGTATTAAAGGAACTATATTCCCATCCACGTATACTATATTTCTTCATTTGTCCTTAAACTTTTTTTTAATGTTGTTACCATTTTCATTATTTGAAACATTTCACATATTTGAAATTCCGATGGTGATAATCATTGCTACATTATTTTTATTAATTGAAAAAATGGCGATCTATTTACAAGATCCATTTGAGAATAAGCCAACAGATACTCCAGTTTCAACTATAGCTAATAATATCCAACGAGATATTCAGCAGATGATTAATGATGATACGTCTTTCGTAGCAGGGCATCCTCCGGTAGCATTGCCAGATTACCCTTACGATAAGCAATATTATCAAATGTAA
- a CDS encoding tetratricopeptide repeat protein yields MDRIEKIKELLKDNPIDSFLRHALALEYIKLEDFTLAQQTFIELLNDDPNYVGSYYHIAKLLESQNEKEKAIFYYEKGMEIAKKLNDRHAYNELQSAYEEYLY; encoded by the coding sequence ATGGACCGAATTGAAAAAATAAAAGAATTATTAAAAGATAATCCTATAGACAGTTTTCTTAGACATGCACTCGCATTAGAATATATCAAATTAGAAGATTTCACCCTTGCACAGCAGACATTCATTGAACTTTTGAATGATGACCCTAATTATGTTGGTTCCTATTATCACATAGCCAAATTATTAGAAAGTCAAAACGAAAAAGAAAAAGCAATTTTTTACTATGAAAAAGGAATGGAAATCGCCAAGAAATTAAATGATCGGCACGCTTATAACGAATTGCAATCCGCCTACGAAGAATATTTATACTAA
- a CDS encoding RNA polymerase sigma factor — MNLDNDNIIIQKVLQGDVNAYSELVARYQNYVFTLALRIVKNREDAEEVAQDSFIKAYSYLKDFRADSKFSTWLYTIVQRNAISHLRKKRLETSEMNEERYEYLADKSSILENINYNTDKALLSKAMNLLKPDDASILSLFYLQEQSLEEIGQIIGLDTNTCKVRLFRARQKLKVILENNFTELKR, encoded by the coding sequence ATGAATCTCGATAACGACAATATAATTATCCAAAAAGTCCTGCAAGGAGATGTCAACGCATATTCCGAGTTGGTTGCTCGCTATCAGAATTATGTATTTACACTGGCGTTGCGTATAGTTAAGAATAGAGAGGATGCGGAGGAAGTGGCACAAGATAGTTTTATAAAAGCGTATTCATATTTAAAAGATTTTCGAGCGGATAGCAAATTTAGCACTTGGTTATATACAATAGTACAAAGAAATGCCATCAGTCATCTTCGGAAAAAAAGATTAGAAACGTCTGAAATGAATGAGGAGCGATATGAATATCTCGCAGACAAATCCTCCATATTAGAAAATATCAACTATAATACCGACAAAGCGTTATTATCTAAGGCGATGAATCTATTAAAACCGGATGACGCATCTATTTTATCTTTGTTTTATTTGCAAGAACAATCTCTGGAAGAAATAGGGCAAATTATCGGACTCGACACAAATACGTGCAAAGTCAGATTATTTAGAGCAAGACAAAAGTTGAAAGTCATTTTAGAAAATAATTTTACAGAACTAAAAAGATAA
- the purL gene encoding phosphoribosylformylglycinamidine synthase, whose amino-acid sequence MIHFFVNQSETVYAVQTANAFSPEDISKLNWLFGNARKIESENLNEHFVGPRAAMITPWSTNAVEITQNMGIQGVIRIEEFQKVAVDYTAFDPMISQKYPALTQTMFTIDIQPEPILEIDDIEAYNKQEGLSLNKEEVGYLNSLSEKLGRKLTDSEVFAFSQANSEHCRHKIFNGTFIIDGEEKPTSLFKLIKKTSETNPNDIISAYKDNVAFVKGPVVTQFAPKTGDKPDFYTEKEFQSVLSLKAETHNFPTTVEPFAGAATGAGGEIRDRLAGGQGALPLAGTAIYMTAYSRLLEDRPWEKAMNERKWLYQTPLEILIKASNGASDFGNKFGQPLITGSVLTFEHEENGRKLGYDKVIMQAGGVGYGKLEQAKKHTPEKGDKIVILGGENYRIGMGGAAVSSAETGAFGSGIELNAIQRSNPEMQKRAANAIRAMVEADTNPIVSIHDHGAGGHLNCLSELVEETGGLIDMDKLPVGDPTLSAKEIIGNESQERMGLVIGEKDIAELKTVADRERAPMFTVGDVTGDHRFTFESETTGIKPMDFDLHDFFGSSPKTIMQDKTVKHQYADLSYDVKELPTYLHQLLQLEAVASKDWLTNKVDRCVGGRVAKQQCVGPLQLPLNNVGVMALDYKSTEGIATTVGHSPLTALIDPVAGSRNAIGEALSNIVFAPIKDGLKGISLSANWMWACKNEGEDASLYEAVKGCSDFAIALGINIPTGKDSLSMKQRYADGDVIAPGTVIISAGGNCTDINKVVEPVLRKNAGSIYYIGLSKDEFKLGGSSFGQILNKIGQEAPTIKDAAYFKKAFNTIQDLIKNDQVAAGHDIGSGGLITTLLEMTFADINLAADYDISGLYESDTVKALFNENIAVVLQANNDEAFETALKNAGIEFVKIGKAVEGPQVSFRNNLDSFTFDVAELRDTWFKTSYLLDQKQTKNNKAQERFDNYKNQPLKYIFPQNFDGKRPTNDFSSPRPKAAIIREKGSNSEREMANAMYLSGFDVKDVHMTDLISGRETLEDIQFIGAVGGFSNSDVLGSAKGWAGAFLYNEKAKAALDNFFARPDTMSVGICNGCQLLMELELINPDHKEHGKLWHNDSHKHESNFVSVTIQENNSIMLSSLAGATLGVWISHGEGKFHLPNTENQYHIVSKYAYDQYPHNPNGSDYNTAMMCDNTGRHLVTMPHIERSTFQWNWAYYPENRTDEVSPWLQAFVNAKNWCVANKK is encoded by the coding sequence ATGATACATTTCTTTGTGAATCAGTCGGAAACCGTATATGCGGTACAGACTGCCAACGCATTTTCGCCCGAAGACATTTCTAAACTCAATTGGTTATTTGGCAACGCCCGAAAGATTGAGTCCGAAAATTTGAATGAACACTTTGTAGGACCGCGCGCTGCGATGATAACACCTTGGAGTACCAATGCTGTAGAGATTACACAGAATATGGGAATCCAAGGTGTTATTCGTATAGAGGAGTTCCAAAAGGTTGCAGTTGACTATACAGCCTTTGATCCGATGATTTCTCAGAAATACCCAGCACTGACGCAAACCATGTTTACCATCGATATCCAACCAGAACCCATTTTGGAAATTGATGATATTGAAGCGTATAACAAACAAGAAGGTTTGAGTTTAAATAAGGAAGAAGTTGGTTACCTAAACTCATTGAGTGAAAAATTAGGTAGAAAATTGACAGATTCCGAAGTTTTCGCCTTTTCTCAAGCCAATTCGGAACATTGCCGTCACAAGATTTTCAACGGAACTTTTATCATTGATGGAGAAGAAAAACCAACTTCTTTATTCAAATTGATAAAAAAGACATCCGAAACAAATCCAAACGATATTATCTCAGCTTATAAAGACAACGTGGCATTTGTAAAAGGTCCAGTTGTAACGCAGTTTGCTCCAAAAACTGGCGACAAACCAGATTTTTATACGGAGAAAGAATTCCAATCTGTTCTTTCTCTAAAAGCAGAAACACATAATTTTCCTACTACCGTTGAACCTTTTGCAGGTGCGGCAACGGGTGCCGGCGGTGAGATTCGAGACCGTCTAGCAGGCGGACAAGGGGCATTGCCATTGGCAGGCACGGCAATTTACATGACCGCTTATTCTCGTTTATTGGAAGATCGCCCTTGGGAAAAAGCCATGAATGAACGCAAATGGTTGTACCAAACACCTTTGGAAATATTGATTAAAGCTTCTAATGGAGCTTCTGATTTCGGTAATAAATTTGGTCAGCCATTGATTACAGGTTCGGTGTTGACATTCGAACATGAAGAAAACGGTCGCAAATTGGGCTATGACAAAGTCATCATGCAAGCGGGCGGTGTCGGTTATGGCAAATTAGAACAAGCGAAAAAACATACACCTGAAAAAGGCGACAAAATAGTTATACTCGGTGGTGAAAACTACCGTATCGGAATGGGCGGCGCGGCTGTATCTTCTGCGGAAACAGGCGCTTTTGGTTCGGGTATTGAATTAAATGCCATCCAACGTTCCAATCCAGAAATGCAAAAACGTGCTGCCAATGCCATTCGCGCGATGGTAGAAGCGGATACGAATCCGATTGTTTCTATACATGATCACGGCGCAGGTGGACATTTGAACTGCTTATCCGAATTAGTAGAAGAAACTGGCGGATTGATAGACATGGACAAATTGCCGGTCGGCGATCCTACTTTATCCGCAAAAGAAATTATCGGTAACGAATCTCAAGAACGTATGGGCTTGGTGATCGGTGAAAAAGATATTGCAGAATTAAAAACTGTCGCGGATCGTGAACGTGCGCCTATGTTTACGGTGGGTGACGTTACGGGTGATCATAGATTTACATTTGAATCAGAAACTACCGGCATAAAGCCGATGGATTTTGATTTGCATGATTTCTTCGGTTCTTCTCCTAAAACGATCATGCAAGACAAAACCGTGAAACATCAATATGCAGATTTGTCTTACGATGTAAAAGAATTACCTACTTATTTGCACCAATTATTACAATTGGAAGCGGTGGCGAGTAAAGATTGGTTGACCAATAAAGTGGATCGTTGTGTGGGCGGACGTGTAGCCAAACAACAATGTGTAGGTCCATTACAATTGCCATTGAACAATGTCGGCGTAATGGCTTTGGATTACAAATCAACAGAAGGAATTGCTACAACAGTAGGACATTCTCCATTGACGGCATTGATTGATCCAGTTGCAGGTTCTCGCAATGCGATTGGCGAAGCACTTTCTAATATTGTATTTGCACCTATCAAAGATGGTTTGAAAGGAATTTCGCTTTCTGCCAATTGGATGTGGGCTTGTAAAAATGAAGGTGAAGATGCGTCCTTATACGAAGCGGTAAAAGGTTGTTCGGACTTTGCGATTGCCTTAGGTATCAATATCCCAACGGGTAAAGATTCTCTATCCATGAAGCAACGCTATGCTGATGGTGATGTAATTGCGCCAGGTACCGTCATTATTTCCGCAGGTGGAAATTGTACAGATATTAATAAAGTAGTTGAACCCGTTTTACGCAAAAATGCAGGTTCTATATACTATATCGGCTTATCAAAAGATGAATTCAAATTAGGCGGTTCATCCTTCGGACAAATTTTGAATAAAATAGGTCAAGAAGCTCCGACAATTAAAGATGCAGCTTATTTCAAAAAAGCATTTAACACGATCCAAGATTTGATCAAAAATGATCAAGTTGCCGCTGGACACGATATTGGTTCTGGAGGTTTGATTACGACTTTATTGGAAATGACATTTGCCGATATCAATTTGGCTGCGGATTACGACATTTCTGGTTTGTATGAATCGGATACAGTAAAAGCATTATTCAATGAAAATATTGCGGTTGTTTTACAAGCAAATAACGATGAAGCATTTGAAACTGCGTTGAAAAATGCCGGAATTGAATTTGTAAAAATTGGTAAAGCAGTCGAAGGACCACAAGTTTCCTTTAGAAACAATTTGGATTCATTCACATTTGATGTAGCCGAATTAAGAGATACTTGGTTCAAAACATCTTATTTGCTCGATCAAAAACAAACGAAGAATAATAAAGCGCAGGAGCGTTTTGATAATTACAAAAATCAGCCATTGAAATATATTTTCCCTCAAAATTTTGATGGGAAAAGACCAACCAATGATTTTTCCTCTCCACGTCCAAAAGCGGCCATCATCCGTGAAAAAGGTTCTAACTCTGAACGCGAAATGGCGAATGCAATGTATTTATCTGGTTTCGATGTGAAAGATGTACATATGACGGATTTGATTTCTGGTAGAGAGACTTTGGAAGATATTCAATTCATTGGCGCTGTTGGTGGATTTTCCAATTCAGATGTTTTAGGTTCTGCGAAAGGTTGGGCGGGCGCATTTTTATACAATGAAAAAGCAAAAGCGGCTTTAGATAATTTCTTTGCACGTCCTGACACGATGAGTGTCGGCATTTGTAACGGTTGTCAATTGTTGATGGAATTAGAATTGATCAATCCTGATCACAAAGAGCATGGCAAATTGTGGCACAATGATTCACATAAACATGAATCCAATTTTGTTTCTGTAACGATTCAGGAAAATAATTCTATCATGTTGTCTTCTCTAGCTGGAGCGACTTTGGGTGTTTGGATTTCACATGGTGAGGGGAAATTCCATTTGCCAAATACAGAAAATCAATATCATATTGTAAGTAAATATGCGTACGATCAATATCCACATAATCCAAACGGATCAGATTATAACACAGCAATGATGTGTGACAATACGGGTCGTCATTTGGTGACTATGCCGCATATTGAAAGATCTACTTTCCAATGGAATTGGGCATATTATCCTGAAAATCGCACAGATGAGGTTTCCCCATGGTTGCAAGCATTTGTCAATGCTAAAAACTGGTGTGTAGCCAATAAAAAATAA